One part of the Muntiacus reevesi chromosome 18, mMunRee1.1, whole genome shotgun sequence genome encodes these proteins:
- the GHDC gene encoding GH3 domain-containing protein isoform X1, with product MLLLLLSLLLLLPLAVLLWRPRSWDARLVRLQHRVAWGALCWAATWQQKRLAQSTLHAGQSQQQALRRCLHGAQGPRCTLRGSTDISTFRNHLPLTKASQAQEEESGGQPLPPTSNRYHGEASLQATLLGLAALNKAYPEVLAPGGTARVTASSPWPHPLPWPWHALGQVSPTGTKDPRVLLLEALRSPGLRALEAGTAAELLDVFLDLEAHGEELAEAIAAGNPGAPLPRRAAELREALEQGTRGLALRLWPKLQVVVTLDAGGQAEAVAALGALWCQGLTFFSPAYAASGGVLGLSLWPEQPHGLYLLPPGAPFIELLPLKEETREEATPTVLLAEAQKGKEYELVLTNHASLTRCRLGDVVQVVGVYNQCPVVKFICRLGQTLSVRGEDTGEDVFSEALGRAVGQWPGAKLLDHGWVESRILDSAEGSAPHYEVFVALKGLRNLSEENRDKLDHCLQETSTRYKYLRFRGSMGPAQVHLVGQGAFRELRVALAACPSAPFPPEMPRVLRHRPLAQCLQRRVVS from the exons atgctgctgctgctgctgtctctgttgctgctgctgccactggCCGTACTCCTGTGGCGGCCGCGGTCCTGGGATGCCAGGCTTGTGCGCCTCCAGCACCGTGTGGCGTGGGGGGCCCTGTGCTGGGCAGCCACCTGGCAGCAGAAGAGACTAGCGCAGAGCACGCTGCACGCGGGCCAGAGCCAGCAGCAGGCCCTGAGGCGGTGCCTGCATGGAGCCCAGGGTCCCCGCTGTACCCTCAGAGGAAGCACAG ATATAAGCACCTTCCGGAATCATCTCCCTCTGACCAAAGCCAGCCAGGCCCAGGAGGAAGAAAGTGGGGGGCAGCCCTTGCCCCCCACCTCAAACCGGTACCATGGAGAGGCCTCTCTGCAG GCCACCCTGCTGGGTCTGGCCGCCCTAAACAAGGCCTACCCGGAAGTGCTGGCTCCAGGAGGCACGGCCCGTGTGACTGCTTCCTCCCCTtggccccaccccctcccctggcctTGGCATGCCCTGGGCCAGGTGAGCCCCACTGGAACTAAGGACCCAAGGGTCCTGCTGCTGGAGGCACTGAGGTCCCCAGGGCTGCGGGCTCTGGAAGCTGGGACGGCCGCAGAGCTCCTAGATGTCTTCTTGGACCTGGAGGCCCACGGGGAAGAGCTGGCTGAGGCCATCGCTGCTGGGAACCCAGGAGCACCTCTCCCCAGACGGGCAGCCGAGCTGCGGGAGGCCCTGGAGCAGGGAACCCGAGGACTGGCCCTTCGGCTCTGGCCAAAACTGCAGGTGGTGGTGACTCTGGACGCAGGAGGCCAGGCTGAGGCTGTGGCCGCCCTGGGGGCCTTGTGGTGCCAAGGGCTCACCTTCTTCTCACCCGCTTACGCTGCTTCTGGAG GGGTGTTGGGCCTGAGTCTGTGGCCAGAGCAGCCCCATGGCCTGTACCTTCTGCCCCCTGGAGCCCCCTTTATTGAGCTGCTCCCACTCAAGGAAGAAACTCGGGAAGAGGCTACCCCCACTGTCCTGCTGGCTGAGGCCCAGAAGGGCAAGGAGTATGAGCTGGTGTTGACCAACCACGCCAGCCTCACCAG GTGCCGGCTCGGTGATGTGGTACAGGTAGTGGGTGTCTACAATCAGTGTCCGGTCGTCAAATTCATCTGCAG GCTGGGCCAGACCCTGAGTGTTCGAGGTGAAGACACTGGTGAGGATGTGTTCTCTGAGGCCCTGGGCCGGGCCGTGGGGCAGTGGCCGGGGGCCAAGCTGTTGGACCATGGCTGGGTGGAGAGTAGGATTCTGG ATTCCGCTGAGGGCTCTGCTCCCCACTATGAGGTATTTGTGGCACTGAAGGGGCTGAGGAACTTGTCAGAGGAAAATCGAGACAAG CTTGACCACTGCCTTCAGGAGACCTCCACTCGCTACAAGTACCTGCGGTTCCGGGGCAGCATGGGCCCTGCCCAAGTCCACCTGGTGGGGCAGGGGGCCTTCAGGGAACTGCGGGTAGCCCTCGCTGCCTGCCCCTCGGCCCCTTTCCCTCCTGAGATGCCCCGGGTCCTCAGGCACAGGCCCCTGGCCCAGTGCCTGCAGAGGAGGGTGGTGTCCTGA
- the GHDC gene encoding GH3 domain-containing protein isoform X2 encodes MLLLLLSLLLLLPLAVLLWRPRSWDARLVRLQHRVAWGALCWAATWQQKRLAQSTLHAGQSQQQALRRCLHGAQGPRCTLRGSTDISTFRNHLPLTKASQAQEEESGGQPLPPTSNRYHGEASLQATLLGLAALNKAYPEVLAPGGTARVTASSPWPHPLPWPWHALGQVSPTGTKDPRVLLLEALRSPGLRALEAGTAAELLDVFLDLEAHGEELAEAIAAGNPGAPLPRRAAELREALEQGTRGLALRLWPKLQVVVTLDAGGQAEAVAALGALWCQGLTFFSPAYAASGGVLGLSLWPEQPHGLYLLPPGAPFIELLPLKEETREEATPTVLLAEAQKGKEYELVLTNHASLTRCRLGDVVQVVGVYNQCPVVKFICRLGQTLSVRGEDTGEDVFSEALGRAVGQWPGAKLLDHGWVESRILVCPQIPLRALLPTMRYLWH; translated from the exons atgctgctgctgctgctgtctctgttgctgctgctgccactggCCGTACTCCTGTGGCGGCCGCGGTCCTGGGATGCCAGGCTTGTGCGCCTCCAGCACCGTGTGGCGTGGGGGGCCCTGTGCTGGGCAGCCACCTGGCAGCAGAAGAGACTAGCGCAGAGCACGCTGCACGCGGGCCAGAGCCAGCAGCAGGCCCTGAGGCGGTGCCTGCATGGAGCCCAGGGTCCCCGCTGTACCCTCAGAGGAAGCACAG ATATAAGCACCTTCCGGAATCATCTCCCTCTGACCAAAGCCAGCCAGGCCCAGGAGGAAGAAAGTGGGGGGCAGCCCTTGCCCCCCACCTCAAACCGGTACCATGGAGAGGCCTCTCTGCAG GCCACCCTGCTGGGTCTGGCCGCCCTAAACAAGGCCTACCCGGAAGTGCTGGCTCCAGGAGGCACGGCCCGTGTGACTGCTTCCTCCCCTtggccccaccccctcccctggcctTGGCATGCCCTGGGCCAGGTGAGCCCCACTGGAACTAAGGACCCAAGGGTCCTGCTGCTGGAGGCACTGAGGTCCCCAGGGCTGCGGGCTCTGGAAGCTGGGACGGCCGCAGAGCTCCTAGATGTCTTCTTGGACCTGGAGGCCCACGGGGAAGAGCTGGCTGAGGCCATCGCTGCTGGGAACCCAGGAGCACCTCTCCCCAGACGGGCAGCCGAGCTGCGGGAGGCCCTGGAGCAGGGAACCCGAGGACTGGCCCTTCGGCTCTGGCCAAAACTGCAGGTGGTGGTGACTCTGGACGCAGGAGGCCAGGCTGAGGCTGTGGCCGCCCTGGGGGCCTTGTGGTGCCAAGGGCTCACCTTCTTCTCACCCGCTTACGCTGCTTCTGGAG GGGTGTTGGGCCTGAGTCTGTGGCCAGAGCAGCCCCATGGCCTGTACCTTCTGCCCCCTGGAGCCCCCTTTATTGAGCTGCTCCCACTCAAGGAAGAAACTCGGGAAGAGGCTACCCCCACTGTCCTGCTGGCTGAGGCCCAGAAGGGCAAGGAGTATGAGCTGGTGTTGACCAACCACGCCAGCCTCACCAG GTGCCGGCTCGGTGATGTGGTACAGGTAGTGGGTGTCTACAATCAGTGTCCGGTCGTCAAATTCATCTGCAG GCTGGGCCAGACCCTGAGTGTTCGAGGTGAAGACACTGGTGAGGATGTGTTCTCTGAGGCCCTGGGCCGGGCCGTGGGGCAGTGGCCGGGGGCCAAGCTGTTGGACCATGGCTGGGTGGAGAGTAGGATTCT GGTTTGTCCACAGATTCCGCTGAGGGCTCTGCTCCCCACTATGAGGTATTTGTGGCACTGA